One window from the genome of Kryptolebias marmoratus isolate JLee-2015 linkage group LG1, ASM164957v2, whole genome shotgun sequence encodes:
- the LOC108249430 gene encoding uncharacterized protein LOC108249430: MKSFILKTALLLCCSSWICESQTMEVQSGEDVTLLCSNISTDPTQTDWFRVVHKTGPSCISSMYKADDDEASYCDEFQTGKFNMSSNITTIFLQIKHVERSDSGLYFCGFYIRKHTVIGSSTELIIQGKDESNDELDSKTKREADRPMDQMSVIFGTLSVFLTTVIIVLAVKLRKLQKALSAELQGERNKNLSCNDLNYAALSFQTKAKRNHRSVSERQQESHVVYAATR; encoded by the exons ATGAAGAGCTTCATtctaaaaacagctttacttCTCTGCTGCAGCA GTTGGATCTGTGAGTCTCAGACTATGGAGGTCCAGTCTGGTGAGGACGTCACCCTGCTGTGCTCCAACATTTCGACAGATCCAACTCAGACGGACTGGTTCAGAGTGGTCCACAAAACTGGACCAAGCTGTATCTCCTCCATGTACAaggctgatgatgatgaagctTCGTACTGTGATGAATTCCAAACTGGAAAATTTAATATGAGCTCCAACATCACCACCATCTTTCTCCAAATCAAACACGTGGAGCGATCAGATTCTGGGCTGTATTTCTGTGGGTTCTACATAAGGAAACATACAGTCATTGGCAGCTCAACAGAGTTAATCATTCAAG GTAAAGATGAATCCAATGATGAGTTGGATTCCAAAACTAAAA GGGAAGCTGATAGACCAATGGATCAAATGTCGGTAATCTTTGGTACTCTGAGTGTTTTCCTCACTACAGTAATCATTGTTCTGGCTGTAAAACTCAGGAAACTTCAAAAAG ctttgagtgCAGAGCTGCAGGGAGAAAGAAACAAG aatttgAGCTGCAATGATTTGAACTACGCAGCTCTGAGTTtccagacaaaagcaaaaagaaaccaCAGGTCTGTGTCAGAGCGACAACAGGAGTCACATGTTGTTTACGCTGCTACCAGGTAG
- the LOC108249429 gene encoding uncharacterized protein LOC108249429, producing MRCLISAQTNHQISSALRQDRHFVSVKVGDSLTLQCFYDPDVTQRFHWYKLILAQKPQLISTFNKYKINSTFHDEFENHPRFTLDAGKGKNHLKITNLKISDSATYYCASSYLYRFEFAEGTMVNVEDSGSNVQTLVHQSVSETVHSGGSVTLNCTVQTGTCDGEQSVYWFRSSEEFHPGLIYTHGGRTHQCERKASGQTRSCNCNLSIKNLNVSYAGTYYCAVVSCGHILFGNGTKLDFQNGVDSVVSVYLMRGALAFCQVPRKQGGPDCSR from the exons ATGCGTTGTTTAATTTCAGCTCAGACAAATCACCAGATTTCCTCAGCTCTTCGACAAGACAGACATTTTGTATCAGTTAAAGTTGGGGACAGCTTGACTCTGCAATGCTTCTATGACCCTGATGTTACTCAGAGGTTTCACTGGTATAAATTAATATTGGCCCAGAAACCACAACTTATTTCTACCTTCAACaagtataaaataaacagcacttTTCATGATGAATTTGAAAATCATCCACGTTTCACGCTGGACGCTGGAAAAGGTAAAAATCACCTGAAGAtaacaaatctgaaaatttCAGACTCAGCTACTTATTACTGTGCAAGTAGCTACTTATACAGGTTTGAGTTTGCAGAGGGTACCATGGTGAATGTAGAAGATTCAGGTTCTAATGTCCAGACTTTAGTTCATCAATCAGTATCTGAGACAGTCCACTCAGGAGGTTCTGTGACTTTGAACTGTACAGTACAAACCGGGACCTGTGATGGAGAACAGAGTGTTTACTGGTTCAGAAGCTCTGAAGAATTTCATCCAGGACTCATTTACACTCATGGAGGCAGGACTCATCAGTGTGAGAGGAAAGCCAGTGGACAAACACGCAGCTGTAACTGCAACCTGTCCATAAAGAACCTGAATGTGTCTTATGCTGGGACCTACTACTGTGCTGTAGTCTCATGTGGACACATTCTGTTTGGAAACGGAACCAAGCTGGACTTTCA AAATGGGGTGGATTCTGTCGTCTCTGTGTATCTCATGAGAGGAGCTCTGGCCTTCTGTCAGGTTCCACGGAAGCAGGGGGGACCAGACTGCAGCAGGTAG